The sequence CCGGGTCCGTCGTCCCCGACCCCTCCGCCGGCCGCTGGCCGCTCGTTGAGGTCTGCCGCCAGTCCCACGACTACTTCGCGGCGCGGTACGACGCGCCGATCATGGTCGAGCACGACGCGTGCGCCGCCGCGTTCGCCGAATCACGACATCCCAGACGCAAGGCCGCGGACCTGCTGTTCCTGGAGATCGACGCCTCGATCCAGTCCGCGCTGGTGCGTGGCGGCCGGATCCATCGCGGAACCAACCGGCTGGGCATCAACCTGGAGCACGTGATGGTCCCCGCCGAGGCCGACGTCGCGTGCGCGTGCGGGAACGTCGGATGCGTCGGCGCGGTCGCCGGCGGCGCAACCATCATGGAGCGCGCATCGCGCGCGGGACGACCCGTGCACGCCGTGCGCGATCTCGCCCGACTCGCGGCCGCCGGGAACCGGACCATCAACGGCCTCCTCGACGACGCGGGACACGCGATCGGTGGCGTGGTGGCCAATGCGGTGCGACTCCTCTCGCCGCAGGCCGTGGTGCTCGGCGGCGAGCTGGCGTTGTCCAGCCCGACCCTCGTCGCAGGCGTCCGCGATGTCGTGCACGACCAGGTCTCGCCTCAGGTGCGCGTCGCCGGCGCGGCGTTCGGACCGCGTGCGGGCGTGTTCGGAGCGTCGCTGCTGGCCCTGGAGTCGTCGCTGGCCCCGGCCGCGGTGAACCTGCGGCTGGGGGCCGACACGGGAGTCACGAGGCGGGCCGGCTAGAGACGGCGCTCTCGGCGCTCGCCTCCCCCACGGCGCCGTCGAGGAAGTGCTGGGTGAGCAGCGTGGCGGTGTCGACCGCCGTGGACGTGCGGCCGACGATGAACGGCGCGGCCTTCGGGCCCGGGATGGTGTGCCCGCCGCCGATCACGGTGTAGAGCACGACGGGTGGGCGGCCGCCGGCGCGGTACTCGAGGCGCTCGACGGTGGTGGCTCCGTCCGACGCGACCACCGCGGTCGTCGGTGCGACGTCGAGGCCGTTGGCCGCGGCGAAGTACGCGGCCGTCTGGGGCATCGAGAGGTTGCTGCCGCCGACCTTGAACAGGGCGCGTGCCCACCACGCGAGCTCGCCGCCTTCGTAGGGGACGATCCGATCCTTGGTCCCGTGGATCAGCAGCATCGGGACGGCGGCCGGGGTGGCGCCGTCCAGGAGGAAGTGCTCCGGGGTCGGCATCGTCGCCGCGATCACCGCCGCGCCGGCGAGCAGCTGAGGTGTCTCGTGCGCGAGGCGCATGACCATCTGGCCGCCGTTGGAGTAGCCGACGGCGAACACCCGCCCGGTGTCCACTCCGTGGCTCGACGCGAGCTGGCCGACGACCGCTCGCGTGAAGGCCACGTCGTCGACGTTCTCGCGACGGGCCTTGAAGCGGCTCTCACGGCGGGCGTCGTTCCAGTTGCCGGCGTAGCCATCGAGGTAGACGACGGCCGCGTCGTGCGTGCGCGCCAGCGCGTCGAAGCTGCCGCCCGTGAACCGGCGGTGCACGACGCCGTTCTGCCTGGAGCCATGGAAGACCAGCAGGGCCGCACGCGGGGCGGGACCCGCCACCACGGTGTAGGTGCGCTTCCGGCCGTCGATCACGAGGCTGTCGCTCGCGGCCTGGATGTCTTGGCTCATCACTCGCCCTCAATCGGATGAAGTATCCGTTTGATCGTAGCGCCGAATCGGATGAAGTATCCGGTTATCCTGGGACGCGTGACGTCGGCACCGTTGCGCAAGGACGCGAACCGCAACTGGCAACGCATCGTCGCGGTCGGTCGCCGCTACGTGGACGAGGGCACGCCGATCCAGCTCAACGACGTCGCGAAGGCCGCCTCGGTCGGGGTCGCCACCGTCTATCGGCACTTCCCGAGCCCCGAGTCCCTGATGGAAGCCGTCGCCGCGCCCGGTCTCGAGTCGCTGGAGACGCTCGCTGAGCAAGCGCTCGCGAAGGACGACCCCTGGACGGCGCTGGAGGACTTCCTGCTCGACGCCGCCCACGCCTCGATCACCGACGCCTCCATCCCGGCGGTGATGGCCGCGCCGAGCGTCCTGCCGGCGACCGCGGAACGCAAACACCGGCTCGGCCGCCTGTTCGGCGAGCTCCTTGCGCGCGCACAGGCCCACGGCGCGGTCAGCCCCACGCTGACGGCCGCGGACGTCGCCCCGCTGATGTGCGCCGTCGCCTACGCGGCGCGCCTTCGTTCCTCTGA comes from Solirubrobacter pauli and encodes:
- a CDS encoding ROK family transcriptional regulator, which translates into the protein MTRPDPRFIDAASRFSAGHCLAVIRRQKDGVTRSELCELAGVSRSDVSDRVRDLVEHGYITVHTRRPSTGGRPADVLRLNSDRGVVLGASLGSTHLRAAAIDMAGVVLAEESHEVKLTTPVATRLKIVHSLLRNTLEQAGTGTRELMAIGLAAPGSVVPDPSAGRWPLVEVCRQSHDYFAARYDAPIMVEHDACAAAFAESRHPRRKAADLLFLEIDASIQSALVRGGRIHRGTNRLGINLEHVMVPAEADVACACGNVGCVGAVAGGATIMERASRAGRPVHAVRDLARLAAAGNRTINGLLDDAGHAIGGVVANAVRLLSPQAVVLGGELALSSPTLVAGVRDVVHDQVSPQVRVAGAAFGPRAGVFGASLLALESSLAPAAVNLRLGADTGVTRRAG
- a CDS encoding TetR/AcrR family transcriptional regulator, producing MTSAPLRKDANRNWQRIVAVGRRYVDEGTPIQLNDVAKAASVGVATVYRHFPSPESLMEAVAAPGLESLETLAEQALAKDDPWTALEDFLLDAAHASITDASIPAVMAAPSVLPATAERKHRLGRLFGELLARAQAHGAVSPTLTAADVAPLMCAVAYAARLRSSDSVEARAAHARRYLSILLRGVHQQP
- a CDS encoding alpha/beta hydrolase family esterase is translated as MSQDIQAASDSLVIDGRKRTYTVVAGPAPRAALLVFHGSRQNGVVHRRFTGGSFDALARTHDAAVVYLDGYAGNWNDARRESRFKARRENVDDVAFTRAVVGQLASSHGVDTGRVFAVGYSNGGQMVMRLAHETPQLLAGAAVIAATMPTPEHFLLDGATPAAVPMLLIHGTKDRIVPYEGGELAWWARALFKVGGSNLSMPQTAAYFAAANGLDVAPTTAVVASDGATTVERLEYRAGGRPPVVLYTVIGGGHTIPGPKAAPFIVGRTSTAVDTATLLTQHFLDGAVGEASAESAVSSRPAS